The following coding sequences are from one Novosphingobium sp. KACC 22771 window:
- a CDS encoding NAD(P)/FAD-dependent oxidoreductase → MSKPANVLPRILVLGAGLGGTIAAYEIRDATKGRAQVMVVSDSEDYWFVPSNPWVAVRWREPDAIRVSLAPVMAKKGIGFTSVGAARVHPAENRVELRDGTSMDYDWLVIATGPELAFDEIPGFGPDGHTVSVCKTDHAAHAADAFDEFCKSLPASGRRPIVVGAAQGASCFGPAYEFALILDTELRRRKIRDAVPMTFVTSEPYIGHLGLDGVGDTKGLLESQLRERHIKWITNARVTHFEDGIAHVEEVGEDGAVKKAHDLPFGFSMLLPAFRGIKAVFGIEGLTNPRGFILADKHQRNPTFRNIYSLGVCVAIPPMGPTPVPVGVPKTGFMIESMVTAVAHNIAAELDGREPNEVPSWNAVCLADFGDGGVAFVAQPQIPPRNVNWSSHGKWVHLAKVGFEKYFLKKVRSGVSEPFYEKLALQVLGISKLKQTTKEDV, encoded by the coding sequence ATGTCCAAGCCTGCAAACGTCCTGCCCCGCATTCTCGTGCTGGGCGCCGGTCTTGGCGGCACGATTGCCGCCTATGAAATCCGCGACGCCACCAAGGGCCGCGCGCAGGTGATGGTGGTCTCGGACAGCGAGGATTACTGGTTCGTGCCGTCCAACCCCTGGGTGGCGGTGCGCTGGCGCGAGCCGGATGCGATCCGCGTTTCCCTTGCCCCGGTGATGGCCAAAAAGGGCATCGGATTTACCAGCGTCGGCGCCGCGCGGGTGCATCCGGCCGAAAACCGCGTCGAGCTGCGCGATGGCACATCCATGGACTATGACTGGCTGGTCATCGCCACCGGGCCGGAACTGGCCTTTGATGAAATCCCCGGTTTCGGGCCGGATGGCCATACGGTGTCGGTCTGCAAGACCGATCACGCCGCCCATGCCGCCGATGCCTTTGACGAGTTCTGCAAAAGCCTGCCGGCTTCTGGCCGGCGCCCCATCGTCGTGGGCGCCGCGCAGGGCGCCTCCTGCTTTGGCCCGGCCTATGAATTCGCGCTGATCCTGGACACCGAATTGCGCCGCCGCAAGATCCGCGATGCCGTGCCTATGACTTTCGTCACCAGCGAACCCTACATCGGCCACCTCGGCCTTGATGGCGTGGGCGATACCAAGGGCCTGCTGGAAAGCCAGTTGCGCGAGCGACACATCAAATGGATCACCAACGCCCGCGTCACCCATTTTGAGGATGGCATCGCCCATGTCGAGGAAGTGGGCGAAGATGGCGCGGTCAAGAAGGCCCACGACCTGCCCTTCGGCTTCTCGATGCTGCTGCCCGCCTTTCGCGGCATCAAGGCGGTGTTCGGCATCGAAGGGCTGACCAACCCGCGCGGCTTCATTTTGGCCGACAAGCACCAGCGCAACCCCACTTTCAGGAACATCTATTCACTCGGCGTCTGTGTCGCGATCCCGCCCATGGGGCCAACGCCGGTGCCGGTGGGCGTGCCCAAGACGGGCTTTATGATCGAAAGCATGGTGACGGCGGTGGCGCATAATATCGCGGCCGAACTGGACGGCCGCGAGCCCAACGAAGTGCCGAGTTGGAACGCGGTGTGCCTTGCCGATTTCGGCGATGGGGGCGTGGCCTTTGTGGCCCAGCCCCAGATCCCGCCGCGCAATGTCAATTGGTCGTCCCACGGCAAATGGGTCCATCTGGCCAAGGTCGGCTTCGAAAAATACTTTCTGAAAAAGGTCCGCTCGGGGGTCAGCGAGCCCTTCTACGAAAAGCTGGCCTTGCAGGTGCTGGGTATCAGCAAGCTGAAACAAACCACCAAGGAGGATGTGTGA
- a CDS encoding rhodanese-like domain-containing protein — MVFGFGKTAKYREIEPRELAAMVAANQALVVDVREADEFAGGHIPGSINRPLSTFQPGKLPDPGARQLVLTCLGGKRSGMALDKCAAAQARVDTHLAGGFGAWAKAGLPVER; from the coding sequence ATGGTCTTTGGATTTGGAAAAACGGCAAAATATCGGGAAATCGAACCCCGCGAACTGGCCGCGATGGTGGCGGCGAATCAGGCGCTGGTTGTCGATGTGCGCGAGGCGGACGAATTTGCGGGCGGGCATATTCCCGGTTCGATCAACCGGCCGCTGTCCACATTCCAACCCGGCAAACTGCCCGATCCCGGCGCGCGCCAACTGGTGCTGACCTGCCTTGGCGGCAAACGGTCGGGGATGGCGCTCGACAAATGCGCCGCCGCGCAGGCGCGCGTCGATACACATCTGGCTGGTGGATTTGGCGCCTGGGCCAAGGCCGGATTGCCGGTCGAGCGCTGA
- a CDS encoding efflux RND transporter periplasmic adaptor subunit yields the protein MTMHKGMKGRGGILLLGLALSLQGCGQDKPASEATVAAKGPRLTVTASDTPDWQSVSAEVTSQDQAQVLARIPGILTSLSVRAGDMVRKGQVLGRIADNQLAYQSAAYGAQAAAAQAQAAQAKAELDRVKFLAANGVYAKARLEQAEAGAQAAVAQTQAARAQQAGIRAIAGNGAVIAPATGRVLRADVPAGSPVAPGMVVAVVTSGPVVLRLDLPEALAAKVRPGARVRVEGLSHEGSVTRIYPAVTAGQVSADVAVAGLDAGLIGRRLSAQLAAGTHRGIIVPRAFVVTRYGLDYVQVAGKTGGVMQVPVQTAPAADGKSVEILSGVNAGDVLVGAV from the coding sequence ATGACAATGCATAAAGGCATGAAGGGGCGGGGCGGGATCCTGCTTCTGGGTTTGGCGCTATCGCTGCAGGGTTGCGGACAGGACAAGCCCGCGAGCGAGGCGACCGTGGCGGCCAAAGGGCCTCGTCTGACCGTGACCGCCAGCGATACGCCCGATTGGCAGAGCGTCTCGGCCGAGGTAACCAGTCAGGATCAGGCGCAGGTGTTGGCGCGCATTCCCGGCATCCTGACCAGCCTGTCGGTGCGCGCGGGCGACATGGTGCGCAAGGGGCAAGTGCTGGGCCGCATTGCCGACAACCAGCTTGCCTATCAATCGGCCGCCTATGGCGCGCAGGCCGCCGCCGCGCAGGCGCAGGCAGCCCAGGCCAAAGCCGAACTCGATCGCGTGAAATTCCTTGCCGCCAATGGCGTCTATGCCAAGGCGCGACTGGAACAGGCCGAAGCGGGCGCACAGGCCGCTGTCGCCCAGACGCAGGCCGCCCGCGCCCAGCAGGCCGGCATTCGCGCCATCGCGGGCAATGGCGCGGTGATTGCGCCCGCAACGGGGCGTGTGTTGCGCGCCGATGTGCCCGCCGGTTCGCCGGTGGCGCCGGGCATGGTGGTCGCGGTGGTCACTTCCGGGCCGGTGGTGCTGCGGCTCGATCTGCCCGAAGCGCTGGCGGCCAAGGTCAGGCCCGGCGCGCGCGTGCGGGTTGAGGGCCTCAGCCATGAGGGCAGCGTGACGCGCATCTATCCGGCGGTCACGGCGGGGCAGGTCAGCGCCGATGTCGCCGTCGCGGGGCTGGATGCCGGGCTGATCGGGCGGCGTTTGAGCGCGCAGCTTGCGGCCGGAACCCATCGCGGGATCATCGTGCCCCGCGCCTTTGTCGTTACCCGCTATGGGCTGGACTATGTGCAGGTGGCGGGCAAAACGGGCGGCGTGATGCAGGTGCCGGTGCAGACCGCGCCTGCGGCTGATGGCAAGAGCGTGGAAATCCTCTCAGGCGTCAATGCCGGTGATGTGCTGGTTGGAGCCGTTTGA
- a CDS encoding efflux RND transporter permease subunit, which yields MNLGISGRITRATIASPLTPLFLLAAILVGLIATITIPREEEPQIKVPMVDIRVAAPGLSAADSVELAGKPLEQIVKSIDGVEHVYTQAQDHGVMVTARFNVGQDPEAAATRVDEKIKANIDKIPAGVMPPQITVRGISDVPIVVLTLTPKGAGWDERSLYTLATKLRSEVAKVDDVGLTFITGGQREAVRVIPDPARLAAARVPLSSVMEAIRQGGRSFPAGSVRENGAALSVTAGAPLASADELRRLTVRSVGGAPVLLGDVARIEQGAAQDQAHSWRWARDGGAWQMAPAVSIAIAKRNGANAVNVSEGVVSRVEALKGGLIPASVAVNVTRNYGESADEKANELIFHLALATVSIVILIGFAIGWREAGVTAIVIPTTIMLTMFASRIMGFSINRVSLFALIFSIGILVDDAIVMIENIARHWGMKDGRSRQQAAIEAVAEVGNPTIIATLTVVAALLPMLFVSGLMGPYMAPIPINASAAMVFSFFVAVVIAPWLMIRFAREALAHGGHEDGGKLGALYAHYATRVIATRDSARRFLWGVGMATLVACSMFYFKAVTVKLLPFDNKSEVQLVADLPEGTSLEATARILEQAGAIARQIPEVTAMEAYAGTAAPFNFNGLVRHYFLRADPEMGDVMVSLLPKGERSRSSHAIAVDLRERLRALPLPKGGVIKVVETPPGPPVLATLLAEVYGPDEVTRQKTALVLEQIFKSVPFIVDTDNSFGAARPVLRLVPDRAKLDHYGVGAGQVLDSMGALLGQQTLNYIPRGPDRDPLPVEIGLDQAQRSWSGALAATPVAATPAGQLLSLGELVDAKAQPGGQAIFRRDGRGATMVMADMAGRYEAPIYGLMAVDKAVEAYDWKAHGLIKPTILMHGQPDDESHPSILWDGEWEITWVTFRDMGGAFMVALLAIYVLVVGQFGSFKLPLVILTPVPLTLIGIVAGHMLFGAPFTATSMIGFIALAGIIVRNSILLVDFIRHTATPGKPLRQVLIEAGRIRVKPIALTAAAAMIGASVILTDPIFQGLAISLLFGLASSTLLTLLVIPAIYVVLRDDGITSSGEAP from the coding sequence ATGAACCTTGGCATTTCCGGGCGGATCACCCGCGCCACCATCGCCTCGCCGCTGACGCCGCTGTTCCTGCTGGCGGCGATCCTTGTCGGCCTGATCGCCACGATCACGATCCCGCGAGAGGAAGAGCCCCAGATCAAGGTGCCGATGGTTGACATCCGCGTGGCTGCGCCCGGCCTTTCGGCGGCGGATAGTGTGGAGCTGGCGGGCAAACCGCTGGAGCAGATCGTCAAGAGCATCGACGGCGTCGAGCATGTCTATACACAGGCGCAGGACCATGGCGTGATGGTGACGGCCCGCTTTAACGTGGGGCAGGACCCAGAGGCGGCCGCCACGCGCGTCGATGAAAAGATCAAGGCCAATATCGACAAGATCCCCGCAGGCGTCATGCCGCCCCAGATCACGGTGCGCGGCATTTCCGATGTGCCGATCGTGGTGCTGACCCTGACCCCAAAGGGCGCGGGCTGGGACGAGCGCAGCCTTTACACGCTGGCCACCAAATTGCGCAGCGAGGTGGCCAAGGTCGATGATGTGGGCCTGACCTTCATCACCGGTGGCCAGCGCGAGGCGGTCCGTGTGATCCCCGATCCCGCCCGTTTGGCGGCGGCGCGGGTGCCTTTGTCCAGCGTGATGGAGGCGATCCGTCAGGGCGGGCGCTCCTTCCCGGCAGGTTCGGTGCGCGAGAATGGTGCGGCGCTGTCCGTCACCGCGGGCGCGCCCTTGGCTAGCGCGGATGAACTGCGGCGGCTGACGGTGCGCTCGGTGGGCGGCGCGCCGGTGCTGTTGGGCGATGTGGCGCGCATTGAGCAAGGCGCGGCGCAGGATCAGGCACATAGCTGGCGCTGGGCGCGGGACGGCGGCGCATGGCAAATGGCGCCCGCCGTTTCCATCGCCATTGCCAAGCGCAACGGGGCCAATGCGGTCAACGTATCCGAAGGCGTGGTCTCGCGGGTCGAGGCGCTGAAGGGCGGCCTGATCCCGGCCAGCGTCGCGGTGAACGTCACGCGCAATTATGGCGAGAGCGCCGACGAGAAGGCCAATGAGCTGATTTTCCACCTCGCTCTGGCCACGGTTTCCATCGTCATCCTGATCGGTTTCGCCATTGGCTGGCGCGAGGCGGGGGTGACGGCGATTGTCATTCCCACCACGATCATGCTGACCATGTTTGCCAGCCGCATCATGGGCTTTTCGATCAATCGCGTGTCGCTCTTCGCGCTGATCTTTTCCATCGGCATTCTGGTGGATGACGCCATCGTGATGATCGAGAACATCGCCCGGCATTGGGGGATGAAGGACGGCCGATCGCGCCAGCAGGCCGCCATCGAGGCTGTGGCCGAGGTCGGCAATCCCACGATCATCGCGACATTGACGGTGGTGGCCGCGCTGCTGCCGATGCTGTTCGTGTCGGGTCTGATGGGGCCGTATATGGCGCCGATCCCGATCAACGCCAGCGCGGCCATGGTGTTCAGCTTCTTCGTCGCAGTGGTGATCGCGCCCTGGCTGATGATCCGCTTTGCGCGCGAGGCCTTGGCGCATGGTGGACATGAGGATGGCGGCAAGCTGGGCGCACTCTATGCCCACTATGCCACCCGCGTGATCGCCACGCGCGACAGTGCCAGGCGTTTCCTGTGGGGCGTGGGGATGGCCACGCTGGTCGCCTGCTCGATGTTCTATTTCAAGGCCGTCACGGTCAAGCTGCTGCCCTTTGACAACAAGAGCGAGGTGCAACTGGTGGCCGACTTGCCCGAAGGCACCTCGCTGGAGGCCACCGCGCGCATTCTGGAACAGGCCGGCGCCATCGCTCGCCAGATCCCGGAAGTGACCGCGATGGAAGCCTATGCGGGCACGGCTGCGCCCTTCAACTTCAACGGGCTGGTGCGCCACTACTTCCTGCGTGCCGATCCCGAAATGGGCGATGTGATGGTCAGCCTGTTGCCCAAGGGGGAGCGCAGCCGGTCGAGCCACGCCATTGCCGTGGACCTGCGCGAAAGGCTGCGGGCGCTGCCCCTGCCCAAGGGCGGCGTCATCAAGGTGGTCGAAACCCCGCCGGGGCCGCCGGTGCTGGCCACGCTGCTGGCCGAGGTCTATGGGCCGGATGAGGTCACGCGCCAGAAAACCGCTTTGGTGCTGGAGCAGATCTTCAAGTCCGTGCCTTTCATTGTCGATACGGACAATTCCTTTGGCGCGGCCCGTCCGGTTCTGCGCCTTGTGCCGGATAGGGCAAAGCTTGACCATTACGGCGTGGGCGCCGGGCAGGTGCTCGACAGCATGGGCGCGTTGCTGGGGCAGCAGACACTGAACTATATTCCGCGCGGGCCTGACCGCGATCCGCTGCCGGTGGAGATCGGCCTCGATCAGGCCCAGCGCAGTTGGTCGGGCGCGCTGGCGGCCACGCCGGTCGCCGCCACGCCTGCGGGCCAACTCCTCAGCCTTGGCGAACTGGTCGATGCCAAAGCGCAGCCGGGCGGGCAGGCGATATTCCGCCGCGACGGACGCGGCGCGACGATGGTGATGGCCGATATGGCGGGCCGCTATGAAGCGCCGATCTATGGGCTGATGGCGGTGGACAAAGCGGTGGAGGCGTATGACTGGAAGGCCCACGGGCTGATCAAGCCCACGATCCTGATGCACGGCCAGCCTGATGACGAAAGCCACCCCTCGATTCTGTGGGATGGCGAATGGGAGATCACCTGGGTCACATTCCGCGATATGGGCGGGGCCTTCATGGTGGCGCTGCTGGCGATCTATGTGCTGGTGGTGGGGCAATTCGGCAGCTTCAAACTGCCGCTGGTGATCCTGACGCCCGTGCCGTTGACGCTGATCGGGATTGTCGCGGGACACATGCTGTTTGGCGCGCCCTTTACGGCCACCTCGATGATCGGTTTTATCGCGCTGGCGGGGATCATCGTGCGCAATTCGATCCTGCTGGTCGATTTCATCCGCCACACCGCCACGCCGGGCAAGCCCTTGCGACAGGTGTTGATCGAGGCGGGGCGCATTCGCGTCAAACCCATCGCTCTGACCGCGGCCGCCGCGATGATCGGGGCATCCGTGATCCTCACCGATCCGATCTTTCAGGGGCTGGCCATCTCGCTGCTGTTCGGCCTTGCATCATCCACCCTGCTCACGCTGCTGGTGATCCCGGCGATCTATGTCGTGCTGCGCGATGATGGCATTACCTCGTCGGGAGAGGCGCCATGA
- a CDS encoding ArsR/SmtB family transcription factor: MKPTDLSELKTNANHMAGRLKVMSHPERLLMLCRMDEGEVSVNELVAISGLSQSGVSQHLAMLRAEDVVSVRIDAQVRWYSLKDPVVSGVIHTMCALCDAGGHPGDC, from the coding sequence ATGAAGCCCACCGATCTTTCGGAACTGAAAACCAACGCCAACCATATGGCGGGCCGCCTCAAGGTGATGAGCCATCCCGAACGCCTGCTGATGCTGTGCCGGATGGATGAAGGCGAGGTCAGCGTGAACGAGTTGGTGGCGATCTCGGGTCTGTCGCAATCGGGGGTGTCGCAGCATCTGGCCATGCTGCGCGCCGAGGATGTGGTGAGCGTGCGCATCGATGCGCAGGTTCGCTGGTACAGCCTGAAGGACCCCGTGGTCTCGGGCGTCATCCATACCATGTGCGCCCTGTGCGATGCGGGCGGTCACCCCGGGGATTGCTGA
- a CDS encoding ATP-binding cassette domain-containing protein → MTMLDAPLARQRGALRWGMICAGAAALASVGLLGLAGWFLVGAALAGAAGPLAVSAFNYLLPSAAIRAAAIVRTGARYGERMLGHRAALFALADLRMDLFSRVAKAALGGREAMRSGEMAARFGRDVDLLEDAAIRRVAQVGGWSAGLVALAMVGLAGWGSLLAMAAGMAAMRLASRKMSTRLPALQARVAKAHAALQADYADMAGPAADIPVYGLALKMADALETGAAAHSQAERALARAEARITAAQTALASMTVALIAWLAQGSAPVIAFSLLSAMTGLEAWATMAQHDMRRREIEEAEIRLTELGPAARDQGVSYAPLPNAPVITIHGQNLCPGARIAITGPSGIGKTRLVETLVGLRDDAPQGLAISGLAPRDYGLAHLRALFAVMQQDAPLIAGSVADNLGLARPGITREEIARALDVACAQEVVAALPDGLDQWLGGDGARLSGGQRRRIALARALLARRPWLVLDEPSEGLDTATESRLVGRLGAWLEETGTGLILISHRPAMMALTERSISL, encoded by the coding sequence ATGACCATGCTCGACGCCCCGCTGGCCCGGCAAAGGGGCGCCTTGCGCTGGGGCATGATCTGCGCGGGCGCGGCGGCGCTGGCCTCGGTGGGCCTGCTGGGGCTGGCCGGATGGTTTCTGGTCGGGGCGGCGCTGGCGGGCGCGGCGGGCCCTCTGGCGGTATCGGCCTTCAACTATCTCCTGCCCAGCGCGGCCATCCGCGCCGCCGCCATTGTGCGCACCGGCGCCCGTTATGGCGAGCGCATGCTGGGCCACAGGGCCGCGCTCTTTGCCCTTGCCGATCTGCGCATGGACCTGTTTTCCCGCGTGGCCAAAGCGGCGCTGGGCGGCCGCGAGGCCATGCGCAGCGGCGAAATGGCCGCCCGCTTTGGCCGCGATGTCGATCTGCTGGAGGATGCCGCCATTCGCCGCGTGGCGCAGGTGGGCGGGTGGAGCGCAGGCCTTGTCGCGCTGGCCATGGTCGGTCTGGCGGGCTGGGGCTCCCTGCTGGCCATGGCTGCGGGCATGGCGGCCATGCGTCTGGCATCGCGGAAAATGTCCACGCGCTTGCCCGCCTTGCAGGCGCGGGTCGCCAAGGCCCATGCCGCCCTGCAGGCCGATTATGCCGATATGGCCGGGCCTGCGGCGGATATTCCCGTCTATGGTCTGGCGCTGAAAATGGCCGATGCGCTGGAAACCGGCGCAGCGGCGCACAGTCAGGCCGAACGCGCGCTGGCCCGCGCAGAGGCGCGCATAACCGCCGCCCAGACGGCTCTGGCCAGCATGACCGTGGCACTGATCGCATGGCTGGCCCAAGGCAGCGCGCCGGTTATCGCCTTCAGCCTCCTCTCGGCCATGACGGGGCTGGAGGCATGGGCGACAATGGCGCAGCACGATATGCGGCGGCGCGAGATCGAAGAGGCCGAAATCCGGCTGACTGAATTGGGACCGGCCGCAAGGGACCAAGGCGTATCCTACGCCCCCCTGCCCAACGCCCCCGTGATCACCATCCATGGCCAGAACCTGTGCCCCGGCGCGCGGATCGCCATCACCGGCCCCTCGGGCATCGGCAAGACGCGGCTGGTCGAAACGCTGGTCGGGCTGCGCGATGATGCGCCGCAGGGTCTGGCGATTTCCGGCCTTGCGCCGCGCGACTACGGCCTTGCCCATCTGCGCGCGCTCTTTGCCGTGATGCAGCAGGACGCGCCCCTCATTGCGGGCAGCGTGGCGGACAATCTGGGCCTTGCCCGCCCCGGCATCACCCGCGAAGAGATCGCGCGCGCGCTCGATGTGGCCTGCGCGCAGGAGGTGGTTGCGGCGCTGCCCGATGGGCTTGACCAATGGCTGGGCGGGGATGGCGCGCGGCTGTCGGGCGGGCAGAGGCGCCGGATCGCGCTGGCGCGGGCGCTGCTGGCCCGGCGCCCATGGCTGGTGCTGGACGAACCCAGCGAGGGGCTGGATACGGCCACCGAAAGCCGCCTTGTCGGGCGGCTTGGCGCGTGGCTGGAGGAAACCGGGACGGGGCTGATCCTGATCAGCCACCGTCCGGCCATGATGGCCCTGACCGAGCGCAGCATCAGCCTCTAG
- a CDS encoding ATP-binding cassette domain-containing protein, which translates to MVKPPSLPRPRPDHRASLWWIADTCGAILLAFGLATLIAGAAGGRPAALIGLFAMVAGGAARAIAQSRAQDAGVAAALRAQSRWRAALLPALLPTRLMRGRLVGEDLHLAVDALAGTKDYVARYLPLRLAAGASPLLVALAAWWASAVAAAIMLATLVPFILGMVLAGTAAARRAKAQHQALERLSGLLVDRLRALPTILSFGAEKRITRHLGASAQDAARRTMAVLAIAFASGAILEFFAALSVALVAVYCGFALLGLLPFPAPERLDLRRAFFVLALAPEFYLGLRRLAAAYHDKQTGEAALAAMEEAMAAMPETPDPVKAPTRLAGRAAVFTHRDGMAIGPLTWDWAAPGLHAITGPTGSGKSSLLLGLIGQVPLGSGEIMADEAPLRAGALNQAIGWAGQSVALLPGTLRENLAAGCLAEGGADDGAMVAMLDAMGLGAMLAARGGLGMMIDHRGSGLSGGERRRIGLARAMLSARPILLLDEPTADLDAQSAEAVRGLLARRARDRMVLVATHDATLMAQAASLLEIPA; encoded by the coding sequence ATGGTCAAGCCCCCTTCCCTGCCCCGCCCGCGCCCGGATCATCGCGCAAGCCTTTGGTGGATCGCCGATACTTGCGGGGCGATCCTGCTCGCTTTCGGCCTTGCGACGTTGATCGCAGGGGCTGCCGGAGGGCGTCCGGCGGCGCTGATCGGGCTGTTCGCCATGGTGGCGGGGGGCGCGGCGCGTGCCATTGCCCAGAGCCGGGCGCAGGACGCCGGGGTGGCCGCCGCCTTGCGGGCGCAATCGCGCTGGCGGGCGGCCTTGTTGCCGGCGCTGCTGCCTACCCGCCTGATGCGCGGGCGGCTGGTGGGCGAGGATCTGCATCTGGCTGTGGATGCGCTGGCGGGCACGAAGGACTATGTGGCGCGCTATCTGCCGCTGCGCCTTGCCGCCGGGGCCTCGCCGCTGCTCGTGGCCTTGGCGGCGTGGTGGGCCAGCGCAGTGGCGGCGGCGATCATGCTGGCAACGCTGGTGCCTTTCATTCTGGGCATGGTGCTGGCGGGCACGGCCGCGGCCCGCCGCGCCAAGGCCCAGCATCAGGCGCTGGAGCGCTTGTCGGGGCTGTTGGTCGATCGTCTGCGCGCGCTGCCCACCATCCTCTCCTTTGGCGCCGAAAAGCGCATCACCCGCCATCTGGGCGCCAGTGCGCAGGATGCGGCGCGGCGCACCATGGCGGTGCTGGCCATCGCGTTTGCCTCGGGCGCCATTCTGGAATTTTTTGCCGCGCTCAGTGTTGCGCTGGTCGCGGTCTATTGCGGCTTTGCCCTGCTCGGCCTGCTCCCCTTCCCCGCGCCGGAGCGGCTTGATCTGCGGCGCGCCTTTTTTGTGCTGGCGCTGGCGCCGGAATTCTATCTTGGCCTGCGCCGCCTCGCCGCCGCCTATCATGATAAACAGACCGGCGAGGCGGCTCTTGCCGCGATGGAAGAAGCCATGGCCGCCATGCCGGAAACCCCCGATCCGGTCAAAGCCCCCACCCGATTGGCAGGCCGCGCCGCAGTTTTCACCCACCGCGACGGGATGGCAATCGGCCCGCTGACATGGGACTGGGCCGCGCCGGGCCTGCATGCCATCACCGGACCGACGGGCAGCGGCAAATCCTCGCTGCTGCTGGGCCTGATCGGACAGGTGCCACTGGGATCGGGCGAAATTATGGCCGATGAGGCGCCGCTGCGCGCCGGGGCGCTTAATCAGGCGATAGGCTGGGCGGGGCAAAGCGTGGCGCTGCTGCCGGGCACTTTGCGCGAAAACCTGGCGGCTGGATGTTTGGCGGAGGGCGGGGCCGATGATGGCGCGATGGTCGCCATGCTCGACGCGATGGGGCTTGGCGCGATGCTGGCCGCGCGCGGGGGGCTGGGCATGATGATCGACCATCGCGGATCGGGCCTTTCGGGGGGCGAGCGGCGGCGGATCGGCCTTGCGCGCGCCATGCTCTCGGCCCGCCCGATCCTGTTGCTGGATGAACCCACCGCCGATCTTGATGCGCAAAGCGCCGAGGCGGTGCGTGGCTTGCTGGCGCGGCGCGCGCGCGACCGCATGGTGTTGGTTGCCACCCATGACGCCACGCTGATGGCACAGGCCGCCTCGCTTTTGGAGATCCCCGCATGA